The following proteins are encoded in a genomic region of Galbibacter sp. BG1:
- a CDS encoding heavy-metal-associated domain-containing protein, with the protein MKTNLILLLLLISISLTAQEKNKKETIVVSGNCAMCEARIEKAAVQTKGVKYASWDIPSHQLTLILDERKCSLEEVKKAIANAGHDTESFKAPDEVYNALPPCCLYRDPESIKMEHH; encoded by the coding sequence ATGAAAACCAATTTAATCCTTTTGCTGCTCTTAATAAGCATTTCCTTAACGGCACAAGAAAAAAATAAAAAAGAAACTATTGTAGTAAGTGGAAATTGTGCCATGTGCGAAGCCCGAATCGAAAAAGCAGCAGTGCAAACCAAAGGTGTAAAATATGCCTCATGGGATATTCCGTCGCACCAACTTACACTAATTTTGGATGAAAGAAAATGTAGCTTGGAAGAGGTAAAGAAAGCAATTGCCAATGCTGGTCACGATACCGAAAGTTTCAAAGCACCCGACGAAGTTTATAATGCCCTTCCGCCCTGCTGCCTATACCGCGATCCAGAAAGTATAAAAATGGAACATCATTAA
- a CDS encoding TonB-dependent receptor domain-containing protein, with product MDHRTLKFLIAVLCCNLFLLNKCFSQLKIKGNVTAYNQQQTLSPLSGASIFWLNDTPNTISDSDGDFSIPYSKTSKQIVIAYEGFRSDTIFVNRPDLGKIVLFPEITLDEVILEERVNPLQRSLFEVQNVVTVDSREMLKAACCNLSESFETNPAVDVNISDAITGAKQIQMLGLNSPYLLFTQENMPSIRGASQIYGLSFIPGSWIESIQITKGTGSVLNGFESISGQINSELVKPFEDKEWFSNFYANNYARFELNARHSMEISEKWATGIYLHANARTAKVDENGDNFLDTPLAQQINLMNRWQYNDVEKGWVGFFNLHFLNDDKQTGEINFEPNKDKFTENAWGSEVHTNRLDISSKAGYVFPDLPFQSLGLQVFYTNHDQNSYYGFNVYDIQQQSFYSNAIFNSIIGSTQHKYKTGISFTYDAFQENVNSLNYDRKDNSVGAFFEYTYNNLEKLSLVAGIRIDNHNRLHTFITPRLHLRYALWDKANIRASVGRGKRSANIFAENQQLFSSSRQINIENDNGPTYGLSPEKAWNYGLSFSQKLYLWNRNLVLAADFYQTQFTDQVVVDWENPREISFYNLNGRSFANSFQMDLMYELIQNLSLRATYKNYKVETDYKSGRLQKPLQPEHRFFVNLNYETVKQPTGKQWRFDATLHWQGSQRLPNTSQNPEIYQVPNNSPAYSVINAQVTYAFNNSFEIYGGGENINNYTQPNPILASDDPFGPYFDSTLVYAPVLSGIYYIGLRFKILKP from the coding sequence ATGGATCATAGAACTTTAAAGTTTTTAATAGCTGTTCTATGTTGTAACTTATTTTTGCTGAATAAGTGTTTTTCTCAATTAAAAATTAAAGGAAATGTAACTGCTTACAATCAACAGCAAACCCTTTCCCCCTTAAGTGGTGCATCTATTTTTTGGCTTAACGACACCCCAAATACTATTAGTGATAGTGATGGCGATTTCAGTATTCCGTACAGTAAAACTTCCAAACAAATTGTAATCGCCTATGAAGGTTTTCGTAGCGATACCATTTTTGTAAACCGTCCAGATTTGGGGAAAATTGTACTTTTTCCAGAAATTACGTTGGATGAAGTTATTTTAGAAGAAAGAGTAAATCCGCTACAACGCTCCCTTTTCGAAGTTCAAAATGTGGTTACCGTAGACAGTCGCGAAATGCTTAAGGCAGCTTGTTGCAATCTTTCTGAAAGTTTTGAAACCAATCCAGCCGTAGATGTAAACATATCGGATGCCATAACCGGTGCCAAACAAATTCAAATGTTGGGCCTCAACAGTCCGTATCTGCTTTTTACACAGGAAAACATGCCTTCCATTAGGGGAGCCTCCCAAATTTATGGCCTTTCCTTTATACCCGGATCGTGGATTGAAAGTATACAAATTACAAAAGGAACGGGAAGTGTTTTAAACGGATTTGAAAGTATTTCGGGACAAATAAATTCTGAATTGGTAAAGCCTTTTGAAGATAAAGAATGGTTTTCAAATTTCTATGCGAACAACTATGCCCGTTTTGAATTAAATGCCCGCCATTCCATGGAGATTTCTGAAAAATGGGCAACGGGAATTTACCTCCATGCTAATGCCAGAACCGCGAAAGTAGACGAAAATGGTGATAATTTTCTGGATACTCCCCTAGCCCAACAGATAAACCTTATGAACCGGTGGCAATATAACGATGTAGAAAAAGGTTGGGTTGGTTTTTTTAACCTTCACTTTTTAAACGACGATAAACAAACTGGGGAAATAAATTTTGAACCCAATAAAGATAAGTTTACAGAAAATGCTTGGGGAAGTGAAGTCCATACAAATCGGTTGGACATATCTTCCAAAGCAGGATATGTTTTCCCAGACCTGCCCTTCCAAAGTTTGGGTTTACAGGTCTTCTATACCAATCACGATCAAAATTCGTATTACGGTTTTAACGTATACGACATTCAACAACAATCTTTTTACAGCAACGCTATATTCAACAGTATTATCGGGAGCACGCAACATAAATATAAAACCGGGATAAGTTTTACCTACGATGCTTTTCAGGAAAACGTAAATTCGCTTAACTACGACCGTAAAGACAATTCGGTTGGAGCATTTTTCGAATATACCTATAACAACCTTGAAAAACTGAGCCTCGTTGCTGGTATAAGAATAGACAACCACAATAGGTTGCACACCTTTATTACGCCCCGTTTACATTTGCGCTACGCTCTTTGGGATAAGGCTAACATTAGGGCATCGGTTGGAAGAGGAAAAAGAAGTGCCAATATTTTTGCTGAAAACCAACAGCTTTTCTCCAGTTCGAGGCAAATAAATATAGAAAATGATAACGGCCCAACATACGGACTCTCCCCTGAGAAAGCTTGGAATTATGGTCTTAGTTTTTCCCAAAAACTTTATTTGTGGAATAGAAACCTCGTTCTTGCGGCCGATTTTTACCAAACACAATTTACAGATCAAGTAGTGGTAGATTGGGAAAACCCAAGGGAAATCTCCTTTTACAACCTCAACGGTAGGAGTTTTGCAAATAGTTTTCAAATGGATTTGATGTATGAATTAATTCAGAATTTGAGTCTGAGGGCAACTTATAAAAATTATAAGGTAGAAACTGATTACAAAAGCGGACGGCTACAAAAACCCTTACAGCCCGAACATCGGTTTTTTGTGAATTTAAATTACGAAACGGTTAAACAACCGACGGGAAAACAATGGCGTTTTGATGCCACCCTACATTGGCAAGGTTCCCAACGGCTCCCAAATACTTCCCAAAACCCAGAAATTTACCAAGTGCCAAACAATTCGCCCGCTTACAGTGTTATAAATGCCCAGGTAACCTATGCTTTTAATAATTCGTTTGAAATTTACGGGGGTGGTGAAAACATAAATAATTATACGCAACCAAACCCTATCTTAGCAAGTGACGATCCTTTTGGACCTTATTTCGACAGCACCCTGGTGTACGCACCTGTATTGTCTGGGATATATTATATAGGCTTACGATTTAAAATTTTAAAACCATAA
- a CDS encoding phenylacetate--CoA ligase family protein — MGLSNTLRERSFWALDFLKGAKIKKNYRDVRFILENFSDPKSVIKRKERLDTILNHARTTVPYYQNLQTLDKLSDFPVVNKNMIRDNFEAFKSNLHLDDKLYSRYTSGSTGTPFRIYHDVDKTIRNTADTLYFAKKAGFKVGQKLIYIRHWDQYNRKSNLATFAENILMHPVSNLRDKDIEGLLRKIQSDKSPKAILSYASALTTICNYLDRKNFQPLEVNMKSIIAMSEYLSPTIKQKLKYYFGVEGLSRYSNVENGIIAQQFPGSAVFHINWASYLVEVLKENSNDPAENGEPGRIVITDFFNSSMPLIRYDTGDIGYMETDDTFNGAPYLKRIEGRKMDMIYNTDGELITSYITYHLLKYPKIKQFQFIQEGATTYTLKLNVYDDFDYEEKIIEEFKTHLGKTAKMNITYVKDIPLLLSGKRKLVINKMIPQKAKQSSPSE, encoded by the coding sequence ATGGGATTATCTAATACCTTACGCGAACGGTCTTTTTGGGCTTTAGACTTTTTAAAGGGAGCAAAAATTAAAAAAAATTACAGGGATGTACGCTTCATTCTTGAGAATTTTAGCGATCCAAAATCTGTAATTAAAAGAAAGGAGCGCTTAGATACCATTTTAAACCATGCGCGTACAACAGTTCCTTATTACCAGAACCTGCAAACGCTGGACAAACTGTCTGACTTTCCTGTGGTAAATAAAAATATGATCCGGGATAATTTTGAAGCATTTAAATCCAACCTTCATCTCGACGATAAACTTTATTCCCGCTATACCAGCGGTTCTACGGGAACTCCTTTTCGTATTTATCACGATGTGGACAAAACTATAAGGAATACCGCCGATACCTTGTATTTTGCAAAAAAAGCTGGATTTAAAGTTGGACAAAAATTGATCTATATTCGGCATTGGGATCAATATAACAGGAAAAGTAACTTGGCAACTTTTGCTGAAAATATACTTATGCATCCCGTTTCTAATTTAAGGGATAAGGATATTGAAGGATTGCTTAGGAAGATACAGTCAGATAAAAGTCCCAAAGCCATATTGAGTTATGCATCGGCACTTACCACCATTTGCAATTATTTAGATCGAAAAAATTTCCAGCCTCTTGAGGTTAACATGAAATCCATTATCGCCATGTCGGAATATTTAAGTCCGACTATCAAACAAAAACTTAAATATTATTTTGGGGTGGAGGGACTTTCCCGTTATTCCAACGTAGAAAATGGAATTATTGCACAGCAGTTTCCTGGAAGTGCCGTTTTTCATATCAACTGGGCCAGTTATTTGGTAGAAGTGCTGAAGGAAAATTCCAATGACCCTGCAGAAAATGGGGAGCCTGGTAGAATTGTAATTACAGATTTCTTTAATTCCAGTATGCCATTAATTAGGTACGATACCGGCGATATTGGTTATATGGAAACAGATGATACATTTAATGGTGCACCCTATTTAAAACGTATTGAGGGCAGGAAAATGGATATGATCTATAATACCGATGGGGAACTTATAACATCTTATATTACCTATCATTTATTAAAATACCCGAAAATTAAACAGTTTCAATTCATTCAGGAAGGTGCTACCACCTATACGCTTAAATTAAATGTTTATGATGATTTTGATTATGAAGAAAAAATTATCGAAGAGTTTAAAACCCACCTTGGTAAAACTGCCAAAATGAACATAACTTACGTAAAAGATATTCCGCTACTTCTTTCCGGAAAAAGGAAATTGGTTATCAATAAAATGATACCTCAAAAGGCAAAACAATCTTCGCCCTCCGAGTAA
- a CDS encoding right-handed parallel beta-helix repeat-containing protein, which translates to MKKQNWLMLLFVLMMIFVSCDDDKALDALLSGDDGTTETIDPEEPDPDDPYNVITDAVDIPCDYDFTTTEVKASLNIACDYDLQGKTINFPEGVKLNFNGGKIVNGKLNFSNEGVIDGQLLNINLQVEGGVAIEHPHFIFEPSRWDMVQGETSDENAFINKENLNLSLEVTHNLGAEVFEIDQLDAYFFGKRYTKHPPISYEHNGIKIPSNTHFLMSDNTFLRVQPTNNPFTRLLMTFKAKDVIIEGGNLVGDRYTHDYANVVDEEGVSRNEHGYGALVMILGSHNVTVDNVNAYEDQGDGIAVQGSSIRNRDGSLKEGAMQSENVVIKNSFIDKCRRNNFSITDGEGIVIEGCTISNAGGEHDSGERYEGTAPEIGIDLEAYRERKEDGSLYAYERVAEVTIRNNTFKGNYVADVLVFTADFVTIENNEMDNRVGVNAGHDVKILNNNLTAKADIKTNVAIGFDNYTVAGEELTYNIEASGNTISGYDTSMRIGTSNVKVADNNFNDFKEAIYISDIEDAEISNNTFKSDRDVSYAYFSRGNVVAKNVMVKGEQIEVTHRPLYLTNLNDELNNATDRIVFDDCYFASSRELYLYECKNITIKNSSLNTRIEQVNSENIVLQNNETR; encoded by the coding sequence ATGAAAAAGCAAAATTGGTTGATGCTGTTATTTGTTTTAATGATGATTTTTGTTTCCTGCGATGATGATAAAGCATTAGATGCTTTGTTGAGCGGTGACGACGGAACCACGGAAACTATAGACCCAGAAGAACCAGATCCAGACGATCCTTACAATGTAATAACGGACGCGGTAGACATTCCTTGCGATTACGATTTTACGACTACTGAAGTCAAAGCTTCTTTAAATATTGCCTGCGATTACGACTTGCAAGGCAAAACCATAAATTTTCCTGAAGGAGTAAAATTGAATTTCAATGGGGGGAAAATAGTTAATGGAAAATTAAACTTTTCAAATGAAGGGGTAATAGATGGGCAATTACTAAACATTAACCTTCAAGTAGAAGGGGGAGTGGCCATAGAACATCCACATTTTATTTTTGAACCTTCCCGTTGGGATATGGTACAAGGGGAAACCTCTGATGAAAACGCCTTTATTAACAAAGAAAATTTAAACCTTTCTTTAGAAGTTACCCATAACCTCGGTGCCGAAGTTTTTGAAATAGATCAGTTAGATGCTTATTTTTTCGGTAAACGTTATACCAAACACCCACCTATTAGTTACGAGCATAACGGGATCAAGATTCCGTCTAACACTCATTTTTTAATGAGCGATAACACCTTTTTGAGGGTACAACCTACCAACAATCCATTTACACGATTGTTAATGACGTTTAAAGCTAAAGACGTCATTATAGAAGGAGGTAACCTTGTTGGAGATAGGTATACTCACGATTACGCCAATGTGGTAGACGAAGAGGGGGTTTCCAGAAACGAACACGGGTATGGAGCTCTGGTTATGATTTTAGGTTCGCACAATGTTACGGTAGACAACGTAAATGCTTACGAAGATCAAGGAGATGGTATTGCGGTGCAAGGTTCTTCTATTCGTAATAGGGATGGTTCCCTTAAAGAAGGTGCTATGCAATCTGAAAACGTGGTTATAAAAAACAGTTTTATCGATAAATGTAGACGAAATAATTTTTCCATTACCGATGGTGAAGGGATTGTTATTGAAGGGTGTACAATCTCCAATGCAGGCGGAGAGCACGATAGTGGGGAAAGATACGAAGGGACCGCTCCAGAAATAGGTATCGACTTAGAAGCCTACAGGGAGCGTAAAGAAGATGGTAGCCTTTATGCTTATGAAAGAGTGGCCGAAGTTACCATAAGAAACAATACTTTTAAAGGAAACTATGTTGCCGACGTACTCGTATTTACCGCTGATTTTGTTACGATAGAGAATAATGAAATGGACAACAGGGTAGGTGTAAACGCCGGTCATGATGTAAAAATTTTAAACAATAACCTTACGGCAAAAGCAGATATAAAAACAAATGTAGCTATTGGTTTTGATAATTATACTGTTGCCGGGGAAGAGTTGACATATAATATAGAGGCGAGTGGGAATACAATTTCTGGTTACGATACTTCTATGAGAATTGGGACAAGCAATGTAAAAGTAGCAGATAACAATTTTAATGATTTTAAAGAAGCTATCTATATTTCAGATATTGAAGATGCCGAAATATCAAACAATACATTTAAGAGTGACCGGGATGTTAGTTACGCGTACTTCTCCAGGGGCAATGTAGTTGCCAAAAATGTAATGGTAAAAGGGGAACAAATAGAAGTAACCCACCGTCCGTTGTATTTAACCAATCTTAATGATGAGTTGAATAACGCCACAGACCGTATCGTTTTTGATGATTGCTATTTTGCATCAAGTCGCGAATTGTACTTGTATGAATGTAAAAATATTACCATTAAAAACAGTAGTTTAAATACAAGGATCGAACAAGTGAATTCAGAAAATATTGTTCTACAAAACAACGAAACCCGTTAG
- a CDS encoding gluconokinase — translation MLKKSKAIIIMGVSGSGKTTIGKLLSERTNIQFRDGDNFHPPENIQKMAAGEPLDDNDRLGWLKTINSYCKQQVEEGKSCIIACSALKSSYRKILRKDIEKNIEFVYLMGDFQLIETRLSGRESHFMPISLLKSQFDTLQPPSHAIVVDIADTPKEIVDEILVQLL, via the coding sequence ATGTTAAAAAAGTCCAAGGCCATAATTATTATGGGAGTTTCCGGGTCTGGTAAAACAACTATCGGTAAACTTCTTTCTGAAAGAACCAATATTCAGTTTAGGGATGGAGATAATTTTCATCCACCGGAAAACATACAAAAAATGGCAGCCGGTGAGCCTTTAGATGACAATGATAGATTGGGATGGCTGAAAACAATTAACTCGTATTGCAAGCAGCAAGTAGAAGAAGGAAAAAGTTGTATTATCGCTTGTTCTGCCTTAAAAAGTTCTTATCGTAAAATTCTTAGAAAGGACATTGAAAAAAATATAGAGTTCGTATATCTCATGGGTGATTTTCAACTCATAGAAACACGTTTATCTGGAAGGGAATCCCATTTTATGCCTATCTCCTTATTAAAATCGCAATTTGACACCCTTCAGCCGCCTAGTCATGCCATTGTGGTAGATATTGCAGATACTCCGAAAGAAATTGTGGATGAGATATTGGTGCAGCTTTTATAA